The bacterium nucleotide sequence GACTACGCCAGTGTTGTCGGAGTGAAAAACTATGAACCAAAGCCTCCCTTGGCTGTCCACCTCCATATCGTATTCCATCCCGGGCAGACCCTCTGCCAACCAGATTTGTTCCCACTCCCCGCCCTCGAACCTCCAGAAGTATCTATCATAAGCGACACCGATCCACTTGGTGTCGTTGTCAATGCACAATCCCCCCCAATGGCCATCCCAGACAGGAGGCAGCCAGAAGCTGCTTTGGTCCCCAGAAAGGCGCCACAGGACGGAATCTGTGTAGAAGTCTTCGGCTACGATCCCCCACAGGTCCCCCCTGTCGTCAAATTTCAGGCCATCAACATTGTTCGCAGGGATGAGCGACGGCGATGGCAAGGCTCTAAGCTGCTTCTCAACGTACAACGCCAGGCCGGCCGGTCGCCCCTTCATCTCATCAGACGGTGCTGCACAAGCCGCCAAAAGGTCCCCTTCCGGGTCAACACTCAACTCATAGACCATCTGAGCAGGCAAACCGGTCGCCGTCGAGAAACGGTGCCAGCCGGCCTCGTCCAGCATGTAGCAGCCATCCTCCGCGCCGATCCACACCTTCAGGTCCGGCCCCACAACCATAGACCGTGCGTCTGCGGACCCGCTGGGCCCAATCCACTGAAAACACTGCCACGATGACCCATCGAACCTGGCTACAGTAACAGGATTCAGCACCCAGACGCGACCTCGAGCATCTAATCTGATCTCAACCACGTCCATAGCAGGCCCACCGCACCAGTCCTCAGGCACATCGAAGTAGACCTTCTGCCCGTCTCGCATCGCCACAAGGGAGGGATTGACCTCGCCACTTATTTGCGTCATGTACCACACAGTACCATCGTTCGCAACGGCGAAACAGGGCGAGTAGTACTCCCTGTTCTGCGAGAAGAGAGATTCCCATTCATTCTTGATTGGATCGAAGCGCAATATCACGTTTCTGCCGAGAATCCAGACGTTTCCAAAGCTGTCACACTCCATCTCGCCGCCGCCGGCGTCGTCATAAAAACCATACCAGAACCCAAGCATTGACGGCGGAGGGCCGCAATCCAGCCAACTAATGCCGTCAAAGCAGGCCACGCCCGCTTCAGGGCCTACGAACCAGACAGTCCCAGCGGCGCCGAGAGCGACCCGGCAGTAATCTTCAGCTCCAAGGCCCCTCTTCATGCTAAGGAGCGCAACTTGCTCGCCGCTAGACTGCCTCACCCTCACTGGCCCACCTTCTGTTGCCGCCCAGAACCACTCTGACTCGGCTGCAACGCCTTTGACCCGGTCAGTGTTCGTTAGATTGACGAATAAGGCCCCGTGCACCAAACAAGGCCAAGTCGCGACACAGAACAACGCTAATACAAAAACCAGCAATCGACTGACCAGATGCAGCATCATCGACCTCCCTAAAATCACCTTTGTCTAATAGGCCGTACGTGGCTCTGGATACGGGGAATCCCGAAAGTCTCCCCCGCAGGTGTTTATGTTTCTCGGCCTTTCCCCGAAAAACTGATAGGCACAGGAATTCCACCCGAGCCCCTGCTCAATTTTGCTCGTAACCGCCCACACCCAGACCATTGACCCAGGCTCCCGAAACGGCTCATCGAGCGACCCAATGATCTGGCCCTGCAAGAAAGTGCCAAGACAGCACAACTGAAGAGACACAAGTGCAAACAGCAGAATCGAACGCGTCATCACTTATTCCTCCTGACCACAGACGATTACATTCTCAATCAGCTGAATGCGGACCAGACGGTAACTCCAGACCTAAATCGAACGCATGGTGACCCCAGGCGGCACAGTTTCAAAGAACTTGCCAATCACTCCACGACTACGGCAGTCCCATAGGCCAGAAGCTCCGCCGCGCCTCGCATGATCGATGACGTGGAAAAGCGCACCGAGACGATGGCGTTGGCGCCGAGCTTCTGTGCGTCCTCTTCCATCCGACGAAGCGACTCATCCCGAGCCTGAGCGAGCATCTTGGTGTACTCAGATATCTCACCTCCGATAACGGTCCTGAGCGCTGCAATCACGTCCTCGCCGATGTGCCTCGCACGGATGGTGTTGCCCTTGACCAGGCCCAGCGTTTTGACGATGTTTTTGCCCTGGATCTCGCTAGTGGTTACTATGATCATTTTTGAAACTTAGCCTCCTTTGCATTTATATGTTTGGAATCTACTGTCTCATTATCTCTCATCATGTTGATTACTGTGTTGTGCGCGGCCCGCGTCGTTTCAGGCAGCCTGAACTTTGGCGAGCACGCAAGCACGAGCTTGATGGCCGTTTGCAGACCGATCTTGTGCCCTATTGAGACGAAGACGGGCGAGATATTGGTGCGGGTCCTCAGAACAGCTCCGACGAGCTCTTTTCTGTGCATAAGGTCTGTGCTTGAGCCTTTTTTTTGCCCCGGCTGCTCGAACTCGCCAACGAGCCGCGATTTGGCGCAGCCCACCGTGGGCATGTCCAGCACAAGTCCCAGATGACACGCCAGTCCCAATCGCCTCGGGTGGGCGAGGCCCTGGCCGTCGGCAATGACCACATCCGGAATGGTATCGAGGCGTTCGAAAGCCCTGACGAGGCCCGGAATCTCACGGAACGATAGAAGCCCCGGTATGTAGGGGAAAGCCGCGTCCGTTATCGCCGACTTCTGGCAGACCAGCTCGAGTCGCGGGAAGCTCAACACGACCACTGCGCAGTAGCAGCGATTCGTGGCCCTTGAATAGGAGACATCAGCTCCAGCGACAAGCCGAATGGAGTCGAGAGTCAAGCTCGACTGCTGAATAACTCTTTCGGCAAGCTCGCGCTGAAGCTTCACTGCATCAGCGTAGGAAACGTTCCATGGATGCAGGCTCTTGACGTTCATAATTCCCTGATTCACTCGAGGACTTGGCGCCCGAGAGAATCATCTCAAAATAATTCTGCCCGCTCTAGCTAGCCTTGAGCGACGCCCAGGTTCACAAATGACCTACCAGGCGGAGACTTCTTCGCCGCTATCGCTAAACAGTCGTGTCCGTCGTCTAAGCCTTCTGGCTTATCTGACCGTAACATACGGGAACACTGGGCTCTGGTTGCCATCAGTGTCGGTCGCAACGATCTCGAGCACGTAGTTGCCGGCCGCAAGGCCGGGCTCAACGTCTATCGTGTTATGGAATGTATTGTCCCCTGCGACATCATCTCCATGCGTCCCATCGTCGTAAAGGAGTATTCCCGTTGGGATGCCCTTGTAGGATAGCTCGACCTTCTCGATCTCACCTGAACCGGTGTAGGGGTCCACAATAGCCATGACTGTGAGACTGCCGCCCGTGGACGAGTTTACGACCGAGCCCACAAACCCACCTCCGAGAATCAATGGATACGAATCGGACGTAGGGCCTGACGGGGCCGCAAACGGCGAGCAGCTAACTATCTTGCTCTCCTCTTTGCTCCCATCAAGGTTGTAGAGCAACAGCTTGTAGTAGTAGGTAATACCAGACGAGACGTCGGCGTCAGTGTAGGTGTAACTGTGCGGCTCAGAACTCGTCCCGGCCGCCCGGACCATCTGGCTTGTGATTGTATGGAATATGCCTTTAGCATCATCGCGCCTCGCTACATGCCAGCCCAAGGCATCGGTCTCTGAGGCCGTCGTCCAGTTCAGCGTGATTCTCTCGAAGCCAGGCACCGCCTCGAACGACGAAAGCACGACCGGCATCGAATCAGTCCAAGCGATGTTGGACATGGGCGAAGTCTGCCCTGAGTCATCCGTCGTCTTGAGAGCGAAATAATACACAGTCGCCAGGTCAAGCCCACCAACGTCCAATCTTTGCGGCGATCCAGACCGAAGCGGCTTGTTCCCAGTCTTTTGGTCCACATAGGGCACGGAGGTCCCGCTCTGGAAGTCCGAGTCGCTCTCAAATATGCTCGTCGAGTAACGGATGTCGTAAGACGAGGCTGTTCCGTAATTGCCATCGTCTCCGGGCGCCGTCCACTTGAGAGTGATCGTTGAACCGTCCCCCCGAGGCTCTGCTCTCAAGTTTTGAACTGCCGCGGGCGGGGTAGTGTCCTGCGTTGACTTGTTGTAAAGAGTGATCGTCCCATCACTGAAGCCCTCTGCCAGCGTCTCGCCTCCATCGTCCTGGCTACTTTCCTTGATCCTGGCGATGACGTAGTAGGTGTTGCCGGGCTGGTCGCTCAAGTCGGTGAATGCCATGGTGAACTGGTTCTGCCTGTCGCTCACCGTAATCGGCAAGAGAGAGCGTCTCACGTCGTCTGAGGGGTCGCCGTCTATGTCAGTGTCGGTATAAATGAGGACATAGGCGGAGACGTTCGGGTCTTGGTCGTCCCACTCCACCGTAAAGGTCTCTCCGACCGGCAGATAGACGCTCCCGCCCGGCTCCTGCACGTTGATCTCGTAATGCTGAGTGTGGTCAATTGTCACCCGGCCAAGCGAGGCCTCAGAATAGGACCAATTGGCATCGAGCAGATTCATTTTGGTCTTGCCAACAATGTAATAGCTCTGACCGTCAGGGAGGTCGCTGGTGTCCCACTCATAGATGCCGGGAGCGTAGTCTACATACATGAAAGGATCTGATGGCCCCATGATCTGACCCTCACCCCCAGGCTCCCTGTCAACGTCATAGAACAGCCAGTAGTAGCCTACGCCTCTCAGCTGAAATGGAAGTGTGATGCCTCTGTCGGCCGTTACATCCGCATCAGGGCCAACATGTATCACAGGCTCGGTTACCCGATTTATGTAAATGGTTCCCAGGCTGTAGCTTGTCTGAATCCAGGGCTCGTTCTCATCCAGTGACAGCCTGATCTTGCCAACAATGTACCACTCCGTCAGGTTCGGTAGGTTGTTGGTGTTCCACGTAAGGTCCTTGAAGTCCAGGGCCGGCAAGGGGAAGGGCGTTATCAGAGTCTCTCCACCCTCCTGATTATCCGAGTCGCGAAAGAGGCTGATATAGCCGAAATCGCCATCCAACCACTCGATCAAGAAATCCCCGTTCTCGTCCGGCTCCTCTCTAGCGGTTAGAGGGTTCAGGACGTATATAAAAACATTTGGCTGCTCCTGGGCGAAAGCGCCGCCCGACAGCCCGCACAAAAGCATCACCAGACCCAGGCAAAGCACGTTGAAGAATACGTTTCGCATCCGCTTACCTCCTCATTTTCAAAGCATGGTTTCAGAGCTTCCGCAATGGCGGAGCACATCTTGTACCATATCTATGTAGCATGTTTTTACCATATCCATATTGTATTTGATAGCTCCCCCATCTAATTGTCAAGCTCCTAATGGACGATCTACGAACTTCCCCATGGTCCATCCGAGATTCTTTCAACGCGACCTCTCAATGCTAATCCCATCTCGAGGCCGTAGCTTGGAACAACCTAGGCCCGCCTCGAGCGACGACTCATCTCAACATGCGAATGTTGCGTCAGCTCTTACATTGGTGTACATTCTGTGTTTAAGGAAAGGTGCGGTCAAGAATCGCCCTTATGTAAAAATAAGAAATAATGTGGAAAACTGAGAATGGACGTTAGGGCACAACAGATTATCGATCGTGACATAACTGAGGAGATGAAGACAGCGTATCTTGAATACGCGATGAGCGTGATCGTAGCTCGCGCTCTGCCGGACGTGTGTGATGGCCTCAAACCAGTCCAGCGTCGGATACTCTACGCGATGAAGGACCTGGGCCTCTCCTACAATCGGCCCTACAAGAAATGTGCAAGAATCATCGGCGATACGATGGGCAAGTATCATCCGCACGGCAACGACGCGATCTACAACGCCTTGGTGCGGATGGTTCAGGATTTCTCGCTGAGGTACCCGCTCATCGACGGGCAGGGCAACTACGGCTCGATCGATGACGACCCGCCCGCGGCGATGCGCTACACCGAGGCGCGGCTCGACCGGATTTCCGAGGAGATGCTGGCGGATATTGACAAGGACGTCGTGGATTTCGTGCCCAATTACGACACCACAACGACGGAGCCGGCTGTGCTGCCGGCCAGAATACCGAACCTCCTAATCAATGGCTCGAGCGGGATCGCGGTCGGGATGGCCACACAGATTCCGCCTCATAACATTTCGGAGGTGGTCGATGGTCTGATACGCCTGATCGACGAGCCGCAGATTAGCGTGCTGGAGCTCATGGAGACGATTAAGGGTCCCGATTTCCCAACAGCGGCCTTCATTCTTGGTCGTTCGGGGATAAAACAGGCCTATGAGACTGGCCGCGGCCAGATCATGATGCGAGCAAAGGCAGATTTCGAGAGCTTCGGCCCACAAGGCAGCAGGACAAGAATTGTCTTCAGCGAGCTGCCATATCAGAGGCAGAAGAGCGCGATAGTGTTCTCGATAGCGGAGCTGGTTCATCACAAGCGAATCGAGGGTATAGCGGACATCAGGGACGAATCGGACCGGCAGGGGATGCGGATCGTTATCGACCTGAAGCGGGATGCTCAGGAGGAAGTGATACTTCGCCAGCTATACAAGTTCACGGCGCTTCAGGATTCATTCAACGTGAACATGCTGGCGCTTCTTCAGGGCCAGCCTCGGCTGCTTAGCTTGAAGCAGATGCTTCATGCGTTTGTGGAGTTTCGGGAGACTGTGGTTAACCGCAGGTGCAAGTTCGAGCTCAAAAAGGCCGAGGCACGAGCGCACATCCTCGAAGGCCTCAAGATAGCTCTTAATAACCTGGACGCTATCATATCTACAATCCGGCAGTCGGCGAGCGTGGAGGAGGCGCAGGGCCAGTTGATGGGCCGGTTCCAGCTGACCGCCGTCCAGGCGAAGGCGATTCTTGAGATGAAACTCCAGCATTTGACTAAGCTCGAGCGGGAGAAGCTGGACGAGGAGTATGCAAACCTTAAGGAACAGATCACGTATCTGAAAATCGTTTTGGCAGACGAGAGCCTGATACTCGGCATCGTTAAGGACGAGCTGAAGGAAGTTAAGAAGAAATATGGGGACAAGCGCCGCACTCAGATAATCGAGGCAGAGGATGCGGTAACTGACGAGGAGCTGATCCCATTGGAGGAGATGGTCGTAACGGCGACGAGGTCAGGCTACATCAAGCGGGCACCCCTTTCGCTGTTCACGGCCCAGCGCAGGTCAGGTCAGGGCTCCTATGGGATGGCGACTAAAGAGGCGGACTTTATCGAGAGGATATTCACCACGATGACACACGACTGGGTCATGTTCTTCACTGACCAGGGCCGTGTTCATCTTCTGAAGGTTTACAGCTTGCCGGGCGGGGAGAGGAACGCCAAGGGGCGAGCGATAAGAAACTTACTCAACCTAAGGCCAGAGGAGACTATACGCACGATCTTCCCGCTGAGAAACCTCGACTTCGAGAGTGACCAGTATCTACTAACGGCCACACGGCACGGACAGGTCAAGAAAACACCCATCTTGGCGTTCAGGAACATCAGGTCCAACGGGATCATTGCAGTTGGTTTGAAGGAGGGGGATAGCCTCGTCTCGGCGCGGCTGTCTAATGGCGAACAGGATATATTTCTCGGGACGCGCAAGGGGGTTGCGATACATTTCGATGAGAAGCAGATTCGCTCAATGGGCCGTTCCGCTCGGGGCGTGATAGGAATGCGCCTCCGGGGCGATGACGAGGTGATCGGTATGGAAGTGCTCTCGGAGACAACGACCATACTCACCGTGACCGAGAATGGGTATGGCAAGAGAAGCCGCGCCTCAGATTACAGACCTCAGAACCGTGGTGGCTACGGGTTGATCAACATTAGATGCACGAGGAAGAATGGCCAAGTCGTTGGTATCGTTCAGGTCAACGATGGTGACGAGGTCATCATGATCACACACAACGGCAAGACGCTGAGGTTCAAGCTGGAGCGGAAAAGCGTGCGAATAACTGGCAGAGCAACGATGGGAGTGAAGCTTCAATCCCTGCTTGAGGGGGACAAGGTTGCATCGGTCTCGGTAATATGCAAAGAATATACTGAGCAGAAAGGCACCAACTAACAGACCAAACAGGAGGTCGAGATGGGTGTGGGCAAGTCAGAGCAAGAAAACAAGGTGTACACGCAGACGTTTCTGGGGTTGGTTCAATCAATAGCGGCTGCCGGGATGGCGCAGCTAGGCAAGATGGCGAATCCGATGACAGGCAAGATCGAGAGGAACCTCGAGCACGCCCAGTCATCGATAGCCATGCTCGAGATGCTAAAGGCGAAGACCAAGGGCAATCTCGACAAGGACGAGGAGACGGTCTTGGATGCTGTGCTCACAAACCTCCGCCTCAATTTCGTCGAGGAAGCCAAGAAGAACCAGGAGAAACCGCCCGACAGCGGAGACACTGAAAAGGAGCCAGCAAAAGAGAAGGATGACGCGGCAGAGCAGGGATAGGGTCCGACAACCCCTTGCCTTTTTTCTGTCGTCAGCCTATCGGGCGATTCGTCTTGCCTGGCTACAGTTCGCTCTCAGCGCCGTGGCGCTTGCAGTGTTTGCTTTCACACTTACGTATCTCTTTGCCATAAGCAACGCAGACGCACATCTAGCCGAGAAGATAGCGGCCGCTGACCGTCTCACTGTGTATGCGCCGGGCTCGTTAGAACCTGCACGCGTTGAAGCTCTCATCTCTTGGGCCAAGTCGCAGAATGTCGTAAAGAGAGTCAAGCAGCGCCCCTTCAATTCGTACTTCTCGGACCTGTGCAGCTCACTCGGGCTTGATGCAGATACTCTTGGCCAACCTCCCCCTGGTGTTGCCCCCCAAGTGCTCGATGTTCATATCGCCCCTGAAACAGCCTCCAGAGACAGCCTCGGGCAATTCACGAGCGATCTTCGCTCGCGGCCTGACGTGCTGGCAGTCTATTTCCCACGCGACCCGCTTCTTGGGCTGTCAGAACTGCTCGGCCGTTTCAAGCGCTTGGTGCTGGCGCTGTTTTGCGCATGCTGCTTGCTTGTCGTTGTGAGATTCGTCACGGGTGGCAGAGCGCTCATCGAGGCAAACAAGGATGCGGTGGGCATAATGAAGCTTGCCGGGGCAGGCCTCAAGACCGTTGCTGGACCTTTTGTCTGCTATGGCGTCTTGCAGTGGGTCATCGGAATGGTTCTTGCATTTGCCGCGTGGCGGCTCATATTTCCGATTAAGTTGGCCTATTCCGGCGGCATCACTGCTGAACTTACCGGGCTATTCGCTCCCCAGCTCGCCGCCATCGATGTTATTCTCATAGGATTGGCCGCTGCTGCCATAAGTCTTCTTCCGTTACTCATCATAGTGCGGTCCCGGTTCCGAGACTTCGACCCCTTCGTAGAACATGCGAGCGCAAGAGCGCAGACTAACTCTATTCAGCCATGACTGGCATCATAAAAACGTTCGCGTTCATCTATGCCCTGCTTATCTCCGTCTTGCCTGCACCTGTGCTCGGCAAGCAAATAGCCCAGGCAGCCGTCCCCAATCCCGTCCTGGCGCATCTTCAAGCGAGTCTGAAAACCTACACAAACGACGACGGGCGAACAGGGTTGTTTCAGTGTCCGGCCGGCGTGGGTGCCTCGTTTGCCAAGATGTGGACTGAATTCGCCACAGCCGACCTCAACTTGCTGGTCGGACAGACCGAGTCGTTGATCATTTCAGCGAAGGTTCAGTCCAAAAACGAGGAGATGGACGCGATAATCGCGCGTCTTTCTCGCACTAAGTCTCACATTGTAACGCTACAGAAAACCGCAGCGGACCTTACCTGTGAATGCCCCGTCTGGGCGACCTTCAGGCCCGATATGACTGTTGTGCAGGAGCGCGGCTCAACTCATGAGGCAAGATGCGAGTTTGCCTGTTTTGTCCGAGCTATCCTTACGCAGTTCTCAAATGCTCTCGTTGAGGCTCGCTCATCACAAGAGCGGCTCCAGGCCAAGCAGCAACAAACACTCGCCGAGATAGCTCAGCTTCGCTCCGAGCTCGCGGCTCAAGAAGAGCAGCTCGATGCCTCACGGTCAAGCAGAGAGGATTTTCTTGCGAGCCTCTATCAGGAGATCAATGACAAGATGAAATGCTCTCAGACCGCTGCGTTCTGCCGGGCGAGACTGCTCTCAGCACTGAAAAACGCGAGCAAAACCTGCGACAGGACATACGGCGGATTGTCCCGGCGTCTCCCAGCTCCAGTCGCCTCACCACCTGCCGAGGCGCCCAAGAACAAGGAACCTCCTATCAGGATAACTCTCGGTTCAGAACTCGATGTCGAGCCGCTCGCCCCAGTCTTCTCCGTCGGCGATGGGGAGGTCCTTCTGGCGGAGTGCGCTCCCGGCTTTGGCCTGACAGTTGTGCTCTCCCACGGCGCTTCGGAGATGACTGTCTTCTCCCATCTGGCGGCGGCGCTTGTGAGGCCAGGCGCTCGTGTAAAGGTTGGGCAGCAAATAGCGTTCTCTGGCCAAAGCGGACTCACGCAGCATCCGTCTCTGCTGTTCGCGCTTCTGAAGGACGGTAGGTTCAACGACCCGCGGCCGCGTATCGACTGGCCCTCTTGCCGCAAAGAACCTGCCGCAACGCAACGCTCAAGGCCGTAAGGCAACCCTCCCTACTTGGCGAGGCTGTGCGCAAACCTCTCGAATAGACGACTGTCGAACTTCCCCGCCTCTACTTCCCTCTTCACGAGCTTAAGCGCCTCGAGCGGGTCCATCGCGCTTCTATAGGGCCTGTCGTCGTTCGTGACCGCCTCGTAACAGTCAACTAATCCGATGGTCTGGCCGGCGACGGATACCCTCGATATCCCTCTAGGGTACCCGCTTCCATCCAGCTTTTCATGGTGCTCGCGCGCTCCGTCAAGGATCGCCTCGTTCGCGAAATCGCACTCCTTGAGTATCTTATATCCTATCGTGGGATGCCTCTTCATCTCCGCAAACTCCTCGTCCGTCAGCCTCCTGTTGGCCCTGATGATCTTTTGATCGATTCCGGTCTTGCCAACGTCATGCAAAAGCGCCGCAAGACCCATAATCTTGCTGCTCTCAAGCGACTGCTGGGAGTAAAGACTGAAGGCCAATGTCAAGGCCATCACGTTCACCGAGTGTATCGCAGTGGTGTAGTCCTTGAAATAGACGTTGGCCAGAGTCTTCAACACTGCTGGGTCTTGGGCACATTCAACAGTCAGAATATCCACCGTATCGACTAGGCCCTCGAGGCTCCCCGAACGCGGCTCCGTCAACGTCTCCCGAACCAGGTCAACAAGAATAGTTTTTGTCTTCGCTATATCCTGCGATTTGATGTTCTGTCTCAACTCTTGATTGAACGCTTGCTGAAGCTCCCTGATTCCTTGCAACTTGTCCTCCTCTCTCAAAAACAGCGCCGACGGGAACTTCCCGCTGTCGACGCGCATATCCGCTAACAACATGCCTTCGGGCTTGTACAGCACATACTCACCCTTATCGGTTCGGACATATAGAGGGATCCGGTAGTACTTCATCTGCGATTTTCTCGCTAGGATCATGTTCTCTTCCGTATCGTTTTCCCTCTAAAAGCACTTTTCCGCACTATACCAGAATTCATAAAAGAATGGGAAGGAACTAGTAACCCCGAATAATCAGATCGCCGGGTGTAACTGTGCCGCGAGCCCATTGAGACCGCGCTCATGAAGCCAACTCACTGTTGAAGGCGCTTATCGCAGCCTTATGTATTGACAAGACCGTGTCCTCCATTAGCGGGACCGCCTCCTATGAACAAAAGTGGCGTAACATAACTAGGAAAACGCGAAGTCATACTGTCCGTGGTCAATAAGACTGACCGCAGGGACAAGAGAACGCCTCGCTTATTCAAGCTTGTCTCTCAACTTGCCTGCCAGGGACTACCCTCCGCTCAAAGTCGGCCAGAGCGCGGTCTTTCGCAGCGTGCCCAGCCATCTTCACTCCTCCACCCATAGATCTTCAGTGCTCGCGCCCCTCGTCCTCCGACGAGTCAATAAGTCCTTTACTGACGAGGTAATCCGTGATCGCAGCCACGATCTCCTCCGCCGCATGGATGAGACTTCTAGCTTCAGCTTCGCCGATCCTGTGCTCGAATTCGTAGTCTGCAATGTTTCGATAGCGGAAAAGATCAGAGACTAGCGCGCCGAAATGGGGCGGGAATACGCCAGGTTTGACGAATTGCAGGTTGAAGGCGCTTATGACGCCGCTGTGCTTCGA carries:
- a CDS encoding YbjQ family protein — protein: MIIVTTSEIQGKNIVKTLGLVKGNTIRARHIGEDVIAALRTVIGGEISEYTKMLAQARDESLRRMEEDAQKLGANAIVSVRFSTSSIMRGAAELLAYGTAVVVE
- the nfi gene encoding deoxyribonuclease V (cleaves DNA at apurinic or apyrimidinic sites); its protein translation is MNVKSLHPWNVSYADAVKLQRELAERVIQQSSLTLDSIRLVAGADVSYSRATNRCYCAVVVLSFPRLELVCQKSAITDAAFPYIPGLLSFREIPGLVRAFERLDTIPDVVIADGQGLAHPRRLGLACHLGLVLDMPTVGCAKSRLVGEFEQPGQKKGSSTDLMHRKELVGAVLRTRTNISPVFVSIGHKIGLQTAIKLVLACSPKFRLPETTRAAHNTVINMMRDNETVDSKHINAKEAKFQK
- a CDS encoding choice-of-anchor X domain-containing protein, whose protein sequence is MRNVFFNVLCLGLVMLLCGLSGGAFAQEQPNVFIYVLNPLTAREEPDENGDFLIEWLDGDFGYISLFRDSDNQEGGETLITPFPLPALDFKDLTWNTNNLPNLTEWYIVGKIRLSLDENEPWIQTSYSLGTIYINRVTEPVIHVGPDADVTADRGITLPFQLRGVGYYWLFYDVDREPGGEGQIMGPSDPFMYVDYAPGIYEWDTSDLPDGQSYYIVGKTKMNLLDANWSYSEASLGRVTIDHTQHYEINVQEPGGSVYLPVGETFTVEWDDQDPNVSAYVLIYTDTDIDGDPSDDVRRSLLPITVSDRQNQFTMAFTDLSDQPGNTYYVIARIKESSQDDGGETLAEGFSDGTITLYNKSTQDTTPPAAVQNLRAEPRGDGSTITLKWTAPGDDGNYGTASSYDIRYSTSIFESDSDFQSGTSVPYVDQKTGNKPLRSGSPQRLDVGGLDLATVYYFALKTTDDSGQTSPMSNIAWTDSMPVVLSSFEAVPGFERITLNWTTASETDALGWHVARRDDAKGIFHTITSQMVRAAGTSSEPHSYTYTDADVSSGITYYYKLLLYNLDGSKEESKIVSCSPFAAPSGPTSDSYPLILGGGFVGSVVNSSTGGSLTVMAIVDPYTGSGEIEKVELSYKGIPTGILLYDDGTHGDDVAGDNTFHNTIDVEPGLAAGNYVLEIVATDTDGNQSPVFPYVTVR
- the gyrA gene encoding DNA gyrase subunit A, with product MDVRAQQIIDRDITEEMKTAYLEYAMSVIVARALPDVCDGLKPVQRRILYAMKDLGLSYNRPYKKCARIIGDTMGKYHPHGNDAIYNALVRMVQDFSLRYPLIDGQGNYGSIDDDPPAAMRYTEARLDRISEEMLADIDKDVVDFVPNYDTTTTEPAVLPARIPNLLINGSSGIAVGMATQIPPHNISEVVDGLIRLIDEPQISVLELMETIKGPDFPTAAFILGRSGIKQAYETGRGQIMMRAKADFESFGPQGSRTRIVFSELPYQRQKSAIVFSIAELVHHKRIEGIADIRDESDRQGMRIVIDLKRDAQEEVILRQLYKFTALQDSFNVNMLALLQGQPRLLSLKQMLHAFVEFRETVVNRRCKFELKKAEARAHILEGLKIALNNLDAIISTIRQSASVEEAQGQLMGRFQLTAVQAKAILEMKLQHLTKLEREKLDEEYANLKEQITYLKIVLADESLILGIVKDELKEVKKKYGDKRRTQIIEAEDAVTDEELIPLEEMVVTATRSGYIKRAPLSLFTAQRRSGQGSYGMATKEADFIERIFTTMTHDWVMFFTDQGRVHLLKVYSLPGGERNAKGRAIRNLLNLRPEETIRTIFPLRNLDFESDQYLLTATRHGQVKKTPILAFRNIRSNGIIAVGLKEGDSLVSARLSNGEQDIFLGTRKGVAIHFDEKQIRSMGRSARGVIGMRLRGDDEVIGMEVLSETTTILTVTENGYGKRSRASDYRPQNRGGYGLINIRCTRKNGQVVGIVQVNDGDEVIMITHNGKTLRFKLERKSVRITGRATMGVKLQSLLEGDKVASVSVICKEYTEQKGTN
- a CDS encoding DUF1844 domain-containing protein, whose amino-acid sequence is MGVGKSEQENKVYTQTFLGLVQSIAAAGMAQLGKMANPMTGKIERNLEHAQSSIAMLEMLKAKTKGNLDKDEETVLDAVLTNLRLNFVEEAKKNQEKPPDSGDTEKEPAKEKDDAAEQG
- a CDS encoding peptidoglycan DD-metalloendopeptidase family protein; this encodes MTGIIKTFAFIYALLISVLPAPVLGKQIAQAAVPNPVLAHLQASLKTYTNDDGRTGLFQCPAGVGASFAKMWTEFATADLNLLVGQTESLIISAKVQSKNEEMDAIIARLSRTKSHIVTLQKTAADLTCECPVWATFRPDMTVVQERGSTHEARCEFACFVRAILTQFSNALVEARSSQERLQAKQQQTLAEIAQLRSELAAQEEQLDASRSSREDFLASLYQEINDKMKCSQTAAFCRARLLSALKNASKTCDRTYGGLSRRLPAPVASPPAEAPKNKEPPIRITLGSELDVEPLAPVFSVGDGEVLLAECAPGFGLTVVLSHGASEMTVFSHLAAALVRPGARVKVGQQIAFSGQSGLTQHPSLLFALLKDGRFNDPRPRIDWPSCRKEPAATQRSRP
- a CDS encoding HD domain-containing phosphohydrolase codes for the protein MILARKSQMKYYRIPLYVRTDKGEYVLYKPEGMLLADMRVDSGKFPSALFLREEDKLQGIRELQQAFNQELRQNIKSQDIAKTKTILVDLVRETLTEPRSGSLEGLVDTVDILTVECAQDPAVLKTLANVYFKDYTTAIHSVNVMALTLAFSLYSQQSLESSKIMGLAALLHDVGKTGIDQKIIRANRRLTDEEFAEMKRHPTIGYKILKECDFANEAILDGAREHHEKLDGSGYPRGISRVSVAGQTIGLVDCYEAVTNDDRPYRSAMDPLEALKLVKREVEAGKFDSRLFERFAHSLAK
- a CDS encoding HEPN domain-containing protein, whose protein sequence is MPVVHECPKGRAGPLNENESLSRELRLMLGKAREDISLASKIVDGGPYRVASSRAYYAAFYAMQAALLSMNITRSKHSGVISAFNLQFVKPGVFPPHFGALVSDLFRYRNIADYEFEHRIGEAEARSLIHAAEEIVAAITDYLVSKGLIDSSEDEGREH